A region of Bacteroidota bacterium DNA encodes the following proteins:
- a CDS encoding alpha/beta hydrolase, with translation MKILKYLLIALLLLVGAGALYIASSGPELPAHTAQTLDNVFAQPLPDIVKGDTATISAGGVDIWYEHLTPPDTSKGVALLIMGISNDALGWPNSFVDLLLDAGYEVVRYDHRGTGLSDWMPNWNSSNPYGLTDMAGDAVAILDAINTDKAHIVGVSMGGMIAQEFAILYPERVETLTSIMSSAHITDPNLPPISGSVAFALIRVALKYGVIGGEKNTIKMHLASRAILMGDADYPLNIQEMSEQTLYNIRERRGYNSKVSPQHQAAVMQSDARYEALGKLSMPALVIHGQNDPFIPMAHGQRTASALPNADTMWIANMGHDIPAVHAPTIVNKLVSHFESN, from the coding sequence ATGAAAATCCTGAAATATCTGCTCATTGCACTGTTGCTGCTTGTTGGCGCCGGCGCACTTTACATCGCTTCTTCAGGACCAGAACTACCCGCGCATACAGCCCAGACTCTCGACAACGTCTTTGCACAGCCCCTGCCCGACATTGTGAAAGGCGATACGGCGACGATTAGCGCAGGCGGCGTCGACATTTGGTATGAACATCTTACACCACCCGATACGTCAAAAGGTGTTGCGCTCCTGATTATGGGCATCTCCAACGATGCACTTGGCTGGCCCAATTCGTTTGTAGATCTTTTGCTGGATGCCGGCTACGAAGTTGTGCGCTACGACCACCGAGGTACCGGCCTGTCAGATTGGATGCCCAACTGGAACAGCAGTAACCCATACGGACTCACGGATATGGCCGGTGATGCTGTTGCCATCCTTGATGCTATCAATACCGATAAAGCTCACATTGTAGGCGTTTCTATGGGCGGCATGATTGCGCAAGAATTTGCGATCCTTTACCCGGAGCGTGTGGAGACCCTCACTTCTATCATGTCTTCCGCCCATATAACAGACCCGAATCTGCCACCTATTTCTGGCAGCGTTGCGTTTGCGCTCATTCGGGTGGCCCTCAAATACGGGGTTATTGGCGGCGAGAAAAACACGATCAAAATGCACCTCGCAAGCCGGGCAATTCTGATGGGTGATGCAGATTACCCGTTGAACATCCAGGAAATGTCAGAGCAGACGCTTTATAATATTCGGGAGCGCCGGGGATACAACAGCAAAGTATCGCCACAACACCAGGCTGCCGTGATGCAGTCGGATGCCCGATACGAAGCACTGGGCAAACTCTCGATGCCGGCGCTGGTAATCCATGGGCAAAACGACCCATTTATTCCGATGGCACATGGGCAACGAACGGCCAGTGCATTGCCCAATGCAGATACCATGTGGATCGCTAATATGGGACATGACATCCCCGCTGTACACGCTCCCACTATCGTAAATAAATTGGTCAGCCATTTCGAATCCAACTAA
- a CDS encoding glutaminase translates to MDYQDVLQTIHAQVQPLIGKGRMPDYIPQLAQVPRERFGMSVYTKEGEVFGVGDADMNFSVQSVSKLFTLTLAMQLIGDKIWTRMGREPSGTPFNSLVQLEYEQGIPRNPFINAGAIVVTDIILSHLPDAKQTILDFVRGLSGNDSIAFDLSIARSEQEVGYRNVALANLIKSFGNMENSPDEVLDAYFHHCSLAMSCENLARAALFLVNGGRLPWTGEQVVTPRLAKYIKSLMLTCGTYDVVGDFAYRVGLPSKSGVGGGILAVMPGEFSVCVWSPCLNDAGNSLAGTKALELFTTLTQRSIF, encoded by the coding sequence ATCGACTACCAGGATGTATTACAAACCATCCATGCTCAGGTACAACCGTTGATTGGCAAGGGGCGGATGCCAGATTACATCCCACAGCTCGCCCAGGTGCCACGGGAGCGGTTTGGTATGTCGGTATACACGAAGGAAGGGGAGGTCTTTGGTGTTGGGGACGCCGATATGAACTTCTCCGTGCAGAGTGTATCGAAGTTGTTCACCCTCACACTGGCTATGCAGTTGATCGGTGATAAGATCTGGACGCGTATGGGTCGCGAGCCTTCAGGGACCCCCTTCAATTCGCTGGTTCAATTGGAGTATGAGCAGGGTATTCCGCGCAACCCGTTTATCAACGCCGGCGCGATTGTAGTCACAGACATTATTCTTTCTCATTTGCCCGACGCCAAGCAGACCATTCTTGATTTTGTGCGTGGCCTCTCAGGGAATGATTCCATCGCGTTTGATTTGTCGATTGCACGATCTGAGCAAGAAGTTGGCTACAGGAATGTAGCACTGGCCAATCTGATCAAGAGTTTTGGCAATATGGAAAACAGCCCTGATGAGGTGCTTGATGCGTATTTTCACCATTGCTCACTGGCAATGAGCTGCGAAAATCTTGCGCGGGCAGCGCTGTTTTTGGTAAACGGAGGTAGGCTGCCGTGGACCGGTGAGCAGGTTGTAACACCGCGTCTCGCCAAATACATCAAGTCCCTGATGCTTACCTGCGGGACCTATGATGTAGTTGGCGATTTTGCATACCGCGTCGGGCTACCCAGCAAGAGCGGGGTAGGCGGAGGAATTCTGGCTGTGATGCCGGGTGAGTTCAGCGTGTGCGTTTGGTCGCCATGCCTGAACGATGCGGGTAATTCGCTGGCGGGTACCAAAGCACTTGAGCTGTTTACCACCCTAACCCAACGCTCTATTTTCTAA